The following is a genomic window from Epinephelus moara isolate mb chromosome 17, YSFRI_EMoa_1.0, whole genome shotgun sequence.
TGTAAAAGTCACAGTCCTCATATTTCCTTGTTTCTTTTATGTTGGCAAGAAAAGGTCAATGGACAGCAcaagagggcagagtcaaagtTTCAGACAACAAACGGTGGTAGTCTGTGAGGCTATTAATAACATTGCGACATGTTCATTGTTCTGTTCAGCTTGATGTACACTACACTGCCCCCAAGATTTCCAGAGGTGCTACTCCATTTCATCTGTATCTGGAAGCTTTAAGAAGACATGCACAAATAGGGACGAAATAAATGCATGTACtgacagaaggctccatccgtGTCCGTAGCCTATCTAACACTGAGCGTAAAAAGCTTTAGGcggaatccaaatgtccaccctttGGACTTGTGGACTGAGCCCTTGCAGATGTCAGTCGTTCATACTGTGACATGTTGACTGCCATTACATCAAGTCTGTGAGTGTGCAAGACTGCAAGGCTGTAAAGTCCCTGGTGGACAGGCCTTAAGTTTGTTTCCATCATTGCTGATAAAGTGTTTGCGTGTTTGCAAAGAAGGACCAGACTATGACTAAATAAATTGAATATTACTTATATTGGaagactttcttttttttttttgcaatatttcttTGCCTATATATTTGGCAGTACACTGCACAACATTAATAGGGTAggctgaaaatacattttgataaaAACTACAATTTTCACGTCTGTATTGCAATGAGTTGTGGGCAATTAAATCTGTGAAATTTGGTGATGTTTGCACCCAAGCGGACTCTCTgaaagtctgcagaaagtcaggttgaggccccttgtggactggatgaattgtAGATTTGAACAGTCTTCAGTACTTGCAGACTTCCTGTTAACGCGCCTGCAAAGTCCGCTAGTTGAGAAAGTGCAGTAAAGCCCGGACATTTGGATTGAGCCTAAAAATCAGGATGTTCTGGCCTCAGCTGCAGCAACTGTGAACATTAGTTCTTGAAACTGTCTCTCATAATTGCCCTAACTTTGTGAAACACACTCGCTCACTGGAGTACACACTGAAAATACTACAGGGAAAGTCACATTATGGACAGAAAAACACCAAGGCTGAGCTAAATTAGTTTTCGATTTTTGAAAGTcagacattaaaacaaataataatttactGAAGCGGCCTTACTGTATGAGGCAGGGATGGCACAGACGGTGCATCTGCCTCCAGTGGGGTTCGAAGGGGACTTCCTTTTCTGTCTGTGGGTCCAGCAGGTACtgaataaagttgtaaaatgATGGGCGTATGCCAGAAGCAAAAGCCTCGTCCTCTGTCTCTGGTGGATCAGACTGGTTAGCGTACAGGCGCAGAATGTCCCGACCAAAGTGTTGATAGAAGTACTCATTGTGCCGCTGGATCTTGTTTCGGTAGGCGGAGATGAGACGGACGAATGGGTCCCGGACAAACAGGAACTTGGTGTAGTGCTTCAGCTTCACCTGTAGCCAACAAACAAGTACACACTGATGCTTTCTGCTTGTAACTTTAGGAGCACCTCTGATTTCACTGTATGAACTGACCTTCATCTCTTGTCTTGGGAAACTGTTTAGCTGCGTGAACGTTTTGGGGAGGTGGACCACGTCACCAGATATGGACATGGGGTCCTGATAGGGCGCGCTCATGTTAAGGACAAACATAACCCTCTTCCAGTTGGTGCACGCCACCTGTGGATAAGAACAAGACTACGAGTCTGCAGCCTATAGAGGCagtgaaaataataaatgatgaataatgtTGCTGATGTGCAGATTAGTGATTTGGAAAATTTGCTCTGAAACTTAAGTTCCTGGATGTGTTCATGTTAGTATCACCTTGGGAATGTAACAGTAGATGATGCCGTGATTGTCATCCACAATGAGGTGCTTCAGCTCATTGTCACTCAAATCTTCTAAACTCTGCCTCCCCTCAGGAAAGACCCCTTCGTCACCATCACACATTTCTCTTAGCAGCTGCTTTCTCTGTTCCTGCAGCTGACGGATTCTCTCCGCTGTGACAGAAGAGTAGGAATATGTGTTGTAACTGTCTAAAATGATCACAGCTGAATTCATTTTGGTATTGGTGAAAGctaaatgccaaacatttgccTTTCTCAAAGTCCCACTTTGTTAGAGAAATATCAGGTTAAATGTGAGCCACAATAATCCAGAAGTAATCAGAGGAGAGGTCACAGCTCCACCATCTACTAATCCATCAACTAACTCCCCATTCAGTTCACAAGCAGCAGAGCACAAGTACAAACAAAGCATTAACCAGGAGCAGGATACACAGCAGGAAGAGTAAGATCTCCACAATCACACATGCTGTACCTCTCTTATCCTGTGACATGTCCCATTGGTAAAAGCACAACACGCTGAAAAACATGAATCCAGCTAATTTGAGGAGCAGCATGAATCCTCTGTATGCTGCCATGGTGGCTGCGG
Proteins encoded in this region:
- the LOC126404220 gene encoding carbohydrate sulfotransferase 12-like isoform X2, whose amino-acid sequence is MCDGDEGVFPEGRQSLEDLSDNELKHLIVDDNHGIIYCYIPKVACTNWKRVMFVLNMSAPYQDPMSISGDVVHLPKTFTQLNSFPRQEMKVKLKHYTKFLFVRDPFVRLISAYRNKIQRHNEYFYQHFGRDILRLYANQSDPPETEDEAFASGIRPSFYNFIQYLLDPQTEKEVPFEPHWRQMHRLCHPCLIQYDFVGHQETLQQDAEQLLKMLKLEDDIKFPPSYENMTSSASMLDWFSTVPLEARRKLYELYEMDFKLFGYRKPSELLDG
- the LOC126404220 gene encoding carbohydrate sulfotransferase 12-like isoform X1, which produces MAAYRGFMLLLKLAGFMFFSVLCFYQWDMSQDKRAERIRQLQEQRKQLLREMCDGDEGVFPEGRQSLEDLSDNELKHLIVDDNHGIIYCYIPKVACTNWKRVMFVLNMSAPYQDPMSISGDVVHLPKTFTQLNSFPRQEMKVKLKHYTKFLFVRDPFVRLISAYRNKIQRHNEYFYQHFGRDILRLYANQSDPPETEDEAFASGIRPSFYNFIQYLLDPQTEKEVPFEPHWRQMHRLCHPCLIQYDFVGHQETLQQDAEQLLKMLKLEDDIKFPPSYENMTSSASMLDWFSTVPLEARRKLYELYEMDFKLFGYRKPSELLDG